The following coding sequences lie in one Notolabrus celidotus isolate fNotCel1 chromosome 20, fNotCel1.pri, whole genome shotgun sequence genomic window:
- the si:ch211-214j24.15 gene encoding GTPase IMAP family member 8, translating into MATSEGSTWDSWCTSQLRIILLGGRNSSKSFVGNLILGHEEFVTRERTSCSRRLGVVSGRWLTVVDTPGWWCDFSARDTPELVKREIINSVSLCSPGPHVFLIVIKASSDFSEQRRRAVEEHVGLLGDSVWTHCMVVFTSADKTQLTEASELVQTRGEALRWLSEKCGRRCHSVDLSDDAGVAKLLEKIQEVVTENGSRAFEMQEKVLRAAEEEKRRAEERAQQRFMRAKTHRALMRERLRPSPDIRIVLLGAKGSGKTSSMITILSREGAQSERRTGQCRMGAGVVFGRQLTVVDTPGWWMNYFCDETPVFDLREMVLSLCLCPPGPHLFLLVIRVDRAFTETYRRAVQEHLQLIDQHIWSRVMVLFSFGDWLGGTTTEQCIESEGEPLRWLLERCGNRYHVLNNKTKGDGFQVRELIWKMEEMLAGCNDGLHCEIEGRVVEQLEGRRRREEERAKERLERKEKQRQMGRSQLERLTPLSELRLVLLGGKKTGKSSCGDTILSGESFQTEKQTTCLEKQAKIGSKILTVLDTPSCFPVTSDLLVPSSAILLVVNVSASFKDTHMEALEKQLEAGGDQMWRKAVVLFSHGDWLGDTSVEQRIESEGEGLQRLVERCGNRYHVLDNKRWRDGAQVRELIELIEEMLAEERLAAFHSGNNNMWKSVCSLEERQPEVVRLCEEDSAGCRHQQAREFTQMSTSSPDISSDIVALPAGRSANQTRLNILDRDSFRVCLATIISGKKRLRWSVNLPVWSPTNGLHLGSNGESQVCLFSSGRPRLLLALPQTQHMMPAAENALSVKSLCHPALRERTLRRIAESGGLQALIDQWDHHSSLEELEAFIDDYFETVWEKTMESCQLTEPEPEQDAASVDTDSGQEDVLSSINRRLSKLEVLEEIRTDLAELRKNLELSMKVVQELRGKCKDDESKTLDTGKPKMD; encoded by the exons atgGCAACGAGCGAGGGGTCAACat GGGACAGCTGGTGCACATCCCAGTTAAGGATCATCCTTCTTGGTGGCAGAAACTCCAGTAAGAGCTTCGTTGGGAACCTAATCCTGGGCCATGAGGAGTTTGTCACCAGAGAGAGGACCTCTTGCTCCCGCAGGCTGGGTGTGGTGTCAGGACGGTGGCTCACGGTGGTGGACACTCCTGGCTGGTGGTGTGACTTCAGTGCTCGGGACACACCTGAGCTGGTGAAGAGGGAGATCATCAACAGCGTGTCTCTGTGCTCACCAGGCCCACATGTGTTCCTTATTGTTATCAAGGCCAGTTCAGACTTCTCTGAGCAGCGCCGCAGGGCTGTGGAGGAGCACGTGGGTCTGCTTGGCGACAGCGTGTGGACTCACTGCATGGTGGTGTTCACCTCTGCAGACAAGACTCAACTCACAGAAGCATCAGAGCTCGTGCAGACGAGGGGCGAAGCTCTGCGCTGGCTCAGTGAAAAGTGTGGGCGCAGGTGCCACAGCGTCGACCTGAGTGATGATGCTGGAGTCGCCAAGCTGCTGGAGAAGATTCAGGAAGTTGTCACAGAAAATGGAAGCAGAGCGTTTGAAATGCAGGAGAAGGTTTTACgagcagctgaggaggagaagaggagagcggAGGAGAGGGCTCAGCAGAGGTTTATGAGAGCGAAGACACACAGAGCGCTCATGAGAG aGAGACTGCGGCCCAGTCCGGACATCCGTATTGTGTTATTGGGAGCAAAGGGATCTGGGAAGACCTCTTCAATGATCACCATCCTGAGCAGAGAGGGTGCAcagtcagagaggagaacaggcCAGTGCCGGATGGGAGCAGGTGTAGTGTTTGGGAGACAGCTGACGGTTGTAGACACGCCCGGCTGGTGGATGAACTACTTCTGTGACGAGACCCCCGTCTTCGACCTGAGAGAGATGGTGCTCAGTTTGTGCCTCTGCCCCCCCGGGCCTCACCTCTTCCTGCTGGTGATCCGTGTGGACAGGGCCTTCACAGAAACCTACAGGAGAGCGGTGCAGGAGCACCTCCAGCTCATCGACCAGCACATCTGGAGTCGTGTCATGGTGCTGTTTAGTTTCGGGGACTGGCTTGGGGGCACGACTACAGAGCAGTGCATCGAGAGCGAGGGGGAGCCTCTGCGGTGGCTGCTGGAAAGATGCGGCAACAGGTATCATGTTCTGAACAATAAAACCAAAGGGGATGGGTTTCAAGTCAGAGAGCTGATCTGGAAGATGGAGGAAATGCTGGCTGGCTGCAACGACGGCCTGCACTGTGAAATAGAGGGGAGAGTGGTGGAGCagctggaggggaggaggaggagggaggaggagagagccaAGGAGAGActggagaggaaggagaaacaAAGGCAGATGGGGAGGTCTCAGCTGG AGAGGCTCACTCCTCTGTCAGAGCTGAGGTTGGTGCTCCTTGGAGgcaagaaaacaggaaaaagctCCTGTGGTGACACCATCCTGAGCGGAGAGAGCTTCCAAACTGAGAAGCAAACCACCTGTTTGGAAAAACAAGCCAAAATCGGCAGCAAGATACTGACAGTGCTAGACACACCTAGCTGCTtccctgtgacctctgacctcctggTTCCATCCTCCGCCATCCTCCTGGTCGTCAACGTGAGCGCCTCTTTCAAAGACACCCACATGGAGGCTTTGGAGAAACAGCTGGAGGCTGGAGGAGACCAGATGTGGAGGAAAGCTGTGGTCCTGTTCAGCCATGGAGACTGGCTGGGCGACACGAGCGTCGAGCAGCGCATCGAGAGCGAGGGAGAAGGACTGCAGAGGCTGGTGGAGAGGTGCGGGAACAGGTATCACGTCCTGGATAATAAACGCTGGAGGGATGGAGCTCAGGTTAGAGAGCTTATTGAGCTCATAGAGGAGATGCTGGCTGAAGAGAGGCTGGCTGCTTTTCACAGTGGCAACAACAACATGTGGAAAAGTGTGTGTTCATTAGAGGAGAGGCAGCCTGAGGTGGTGAGGCTGTGTGAGGAGGATTCAGCTGGCTGCAGACATCAGCAGGCTCGTGAAT TCACTCAAATGTCCACAAGCAGTCCAGATATCAGCAGTGACATCGTGGCACTACCAGCTGGAAGATCAGCAAACCAGACACGACTCAACATCCTTGACAGAGACAGCTTCAGGGTCTGTCTGGCCACGATAATCTCTGGTAAAAAGAGACTGAGGTGGTCTGTGAATCTGCCCGTCTGGTCCCCTACAAATGGGCTTCACCTTGGATCGAACGGTGAAAGCCAAGTGTGCCTGTTTTCCTCCGGACGTCCAAGATTGCTCCTGGCTCTGCCTCAAACTCAGCACATGATGCCTGCAGCAGAAAACGCCTTGAGTGTGAAGTCTCTCTGCCATCCTGCGCTGAGAGAGCGGACTCTCAGGAGGATCGCTGAGTCTGGAGGTCTGCAGGCACTCATCGACCAGTGGGATCACCACAGCagcctggaggagctggaggcctTCATTGATGACTACTTTGAGACGGTCTGGGAGAAAACCATGGAGTCGTGTCAGCTGACTGAACCTGAGCCTGAGCAGGATGCTGCCTCAGTGGACACAGACAGTGGACAGGAGGATGtcctctcatccatcaacaggAGGCTCTCAAAGCTGGAGGTCCTGGAGGAGATCAGGACGGATCTGGCTGAGCTGAGGAAGAATCTGGAGCTCAGCATGAAGGTCGTACAGGAGCTCAGAGGGAAATGCAAAGACGATGAGAGTAAAACTTTAGATACAGGGAAACCAAAGATGGACTGA
- the LOC117832165 gene encoding migration and invasion enhancer 1-like, with protein MGLTVKVEYCGNUGYEPRYRDLAMAVKDEFPEAEVTGFVGRTGSFEVEINNQLVFSKLELGGFPYDEDIRKAVESAFDGKTVEKIGKSRPPCVIL; from the exons ATGGGACTGACAGTTAAAGTCGAATACTG tgGTAACTGAGGTTACGAACCCCGCTATCGGGATCTCGCCATGGCAGTCAAGGATGAGTTTCCCGAGGCGGAGGTGACAGGCTTTGTGGGAAGAACAG GCAGCTTTGAGGTTGAAATCAACAATCAGCTGGTCTTCTCCAAGCTTGAGTTGGGCGGCTTCCCATATGATGAGGAT ATAAGAAAGGCGGTGGAGAGCGCCTTTGACGGGAAGACCGTGGAGAAGATCGGCAAAAGCCGGCCGCCATGCGTCATCCTGTAA